The sequence TCTCCCATCCCTTCATAATGCGAGCGCAGCAGAGCAGAAAGGGGTCCTACCTGGCATTTTGGAGATGTGTGaagttttttacggtggctggagtgacaatccCACCACCAACCCTcgtgatttccctgcaagttgaaggaccagatggagtttaaCGTCATAACCTGGACAGATGGTctcatatttttctcaaacaccCTGTGGTATAAATGAAGAATTCTAGCGGATTCTATGATGATGAACTGCCCAGGCCCTGATACAGCAAAGCAGCAACAAACAATCACATCACAATGACAATGACACTTTACAGTTCCGATCAGGTTCTTCTGCTCAAATGCCGCTCGGTTCCTGCCAAACATGTCTTCTGCTACTATGGACAAGTAGCTCTGTCCTTGCCACTTCTGCTCAGAGCACATTGTTTCAGAAGTCCTAGCCTTTGTGTGCTGAGGTGTTCCTGCTCAGTCTTGAATCTGTAGTTGTGAACAGCAAAGTGCTCATCCAGGCACACCTGCCATGTACTGTAGACCTCATTTGTGCAGACTCATTCATCAACGGTGACAGGAGCTACCTAGGGGTTCTTGGGGTTCTTATGGACTTCTGTCAGCATTTTGACTTTGCTGGATCAGCCTGACGAGCAATTTTGGCAGTTGTTTGAGATCTTCCCCACTTGCAGGTGGTCTTCTAATAGAACCACTTGCCACACTTCTTTCAATGGCCTCATTCagctcttgatgatgatgataatgacaaCATACACACAAGCAAATCCATCTAAATGTCAGATCTTTAAATAACAGGAGGGCAGGCTCAGACGAGACCCCTCTGATGATGTCCTGATTCTAATTTGAGGACTTTGAGGTGGTGATAAATGTTGGGATGCACTTAGTTTTTCCACATGTaaaatctgcatttctttttatttaaattatacaattaaCTGAAAATGTAAAGGGGCCTGATGTTTCCTACATTACATGACCTTTATTGACAGATTTGGATTAAATGAAGATCAAAGTTTGCTATGTCCACTGTCACAATCAAGGGTAAGACAAGAGACAAGATGAAATGTCGGGTACTAACCAGGCCACCATGtttgctaaaaataaaacattttctcaaaTTAACAAGCGCAGGCAGTAAAGCAAAATCAAAATGTAGCCTTTGTGATTGAAGTTCACATTAATCTGCaccattttagaaaaataaaatgaatgaagagTAAAAAGGAAACTGCTGGACTACCACTGACTAAAAATACTAAGAGCTGCCCTCCTGAATGAGGCCTCTCTGCTTCATTTCATCTAAGCAGGCATCAACAGCTCTCAACATCTGCTGGAGGGCCGTCAGGATCAAGACGTCCATATTGAGATTGAGCTCGAAATCTACAGCGTAGTTCTTAACCAGGGAGATAGCAGAGGGGGGAACTCCCAACACCTGTGCCAGTTGAGTTACCTgggaataaaaaacagaaaagaagaggGTGAGCTGATAGGGTCGACATGAAGAAGAGAGCTGAGACAAACCCAGATGAGACTTGATGTACAGTGACAGAAACATCTCAGATGGTGGTCGAGCCCACAGGTCCattcattttatattacagtgttcatggtctgcctgctactataagaggtgcccctcagtctcagcttttaaatccctgattgaagactcactacttcagtttagcacaccctgactagagctgctgattaactactGTGATATAGGGCGCTATACTGTACTATATTGCCCAACCCGGAATAGACTCACACTGAGACACGTAAaacacacaaagactttatttttcttcacctttggGGACATCTTCCCATGAACcctacaggcacaacacagtccaagtaAGCACACAAAATGCTTCCTTCTggaaccaccactcctcctgtcTAGTGTCGCccaccacctcccaactctggtaactgagtggtggttgctggcctctttatagcccacccgaagtgctccaggtgtttgatcacctgtttctgatTGTACTTCTGGGTAGGGCTAGAGTCATCCACGCAGGCTCAGGGACCCAAGCAGcacctggcggccaccccagatcccaataGGGCTGTGAAGAACCCATCTCAGCTTTGCCTTCATCGACCTATGGAAAGCATTTGACACCGCCCACCGTGAGATGCTTTGGGAAATACTTTGGGAAGTTTGGATGTCATCCAAAATTTCTCACTATGTCCTGTCTTTTCCATGACGGAATGAGGGTGAAGGTCCTTGTTGGCAGGGACACATCTGCTCCCTTCAAAATCACTGTTGGTGTCAAGCAAGATAGTGTCCTGGCTCCACTGCTTTTCAACATTTGCCTTCTCTCCAGATGTGCCCTGGCCACCACTGATGGAGTGCAGTTCTGGTCcatccatgaaaaccctaaatacaaagaggactgtttgatttatgttaggtagattgcccagaggggactgggcggtctcgtggtctggaaccctacagattttattttttctccagcctttggagttttttgttttttctgtccaccctggccatcggaccttactcttattctatgttaattaatgttgacttatgtttatttttattgtgtcttctatttttgtattcattttgtaaagcactttgagctacatttttgtatgaatatgtgctatataaataaatgttgattgattgattggttggtaCTGTCTGGATGGCATTATGTTCAACCTCTGAAGATTACCAGCTCCTTGAAAACCTCCTCGACAAACATTTATGAGCTACAGGCGTAGCTTTTCACCCAGGAAGTCTGCAGAGGACCATTGAGTCCATACATTCAGCCTATTCTTGAATGGGCCATGAAATCAGCAACTCCAAGACACTGACCCTTCAGACTGCCTTCCAGCACACAGATCCTCCAGTGGACATCAAGATTGGCAAGACGACACAGGGGAACATACAATCCTTCCTCAACCTTGTGCTTCTGTGATTGAAGAAATTGAGAACCGCCTCTAACTAGCTTCCTCTGCATTCAGCTGCCTATGCAAGGGTGTCTTTTGTAACCAAAATCTCCACATGAACCAAGGTTGTGGTTTATCACATGGTATGTATATTAACATTCCTTTATAGATGTGAGTCCTGGACAGCAAGCAAATCCGCACTGCCTCCATAAGATTCTGGGCTTCACTTGGGAGGAATGGCTTCCACACACTAAAATTTTGTAATACAACTCATCAAAAGCATTGAGCCATGCTGCTTAACCGTGTCCTCTGCTGGATCGGGCATGTTATCTGAATGGATGAGTCTCGGCTTCCTGATGGTCCTGTATGGTGAGCTTGCTGGAAGGATCCTGACCTCAAGGTGTACCAAGAAATGATGGAAGGACATTCTCTCAGGGCTTGCTCCATTTGACATATGCAGCTTGAGGAACATGCTGAGGACTGCACACTTTGGAGATGGACAATAAATGAAGGAATCCATCACTTTGAACAATGGACACATCAACAAGAGGAGAAGGGCAAGAAATCTCCATTGAAACCAATCCACTGCACCTGAGGAGCAGTTCCTTGCCCATCATGCCTTTCCAGAACTGGCCTGCTGTCCCACCAGCGCACACACAGGAGGAGGAGTGATGGAGATGGATGGCCATGACTGAAATTAAGTCTACACTGTTTTTTAAGGTGGTCTACGTTAGTTTACTCCTAAACCTTCATGACGATCTGTTTGTATGCATTGTAGATTTGGgactcaaaatatatttaattttgcaaaacaaaataacattttgcgCACTTTTAGGCTCAACAAAATAGTGAAAAACTAGTATGCCATGTCTCAGGAAGCCCATCTTCAAATTTTGCATTTCTCAGTTCACACAGACCAAGCGACACACAGTGGGTAGAATTGTGAACATTGTTGGCTGACATCACAGAGAGAAGCAGGGGCCACTCCAGGGCTTCTACTCTTCTCACGGCTGAACAGCCTGATCGATGCCCATTCACCCTGGCTGTCTCCTTCCAGCACTTAAGACACTGGAAAAAGGCCACTAGTGATGTGATATCAGGACAAGAGATGACCTTTTCATCAATGATACTGCTGGGCTCCTTTTGGATACTCGAATGACGGTAGAGGCTTTATAACTTAAACCATATTAGTAAAAAGTGCTGAGTAAATACCAAGTATCATGTGGAGAAGCTAAAAGAGACCCCATTTCAAATGCAACCAGCCCAGGTATATGGTCAGGTCTGGATCTGACATCACCCTCCTGACTGGGCAGGCTCAGTTACTCCATCACAGCACAAATGTGAAAGTTCAGAGGTCATGGACAAGATGGCAACTCAGAGAAAGAAGAAACCTGGAGATATGACTCAGAATTTCTGAAAGTTCAGATACCACTGCATTACTGTCCTTACTATAATAATGTCACTGTCACTTGATCAAGGCTCATGAATA comes from Polypterus senegalus isolate Bchr_013 chromosome 14, ASM1683550v1, whole genome shotgun sequence and encodes:
- the LOC120515064 gene encoding interferon-induced protein 44-like isoform X2; the protein is MNNRGIPQLVIVTKIDDACAEVANDLTKVYQSRYIYEKVTQLAQVLGVPPSAISLVKNYAVDFELNLNMDVLILTALQQMLRAVDACLDEMKQRGLIQEGSS